The following proteins come from a genomic window of Candidatus Zixiibacteriota bacterium:
- a CDS encoding DUF4184 family protein — MPFTTSHPAIILPLKQIWPRWWSLSGLMAGAMSPDLLYFLMMGTTERSFSHSWMGLFVFCVPAGMVFAFVFHRFFKRPFFGALPDPLDRFFSGLAASPFHIRSARDWLVLGMSVLVGALSHFFWDSWTHAHGAIASRIPLFLSYITVGGSSVQVTTILQHASTLVGGGMIVWYAVTGRIVPPRLSDYHPIPSHRKRRFWMFAFLGSLLAVVLALQIWCGGFGFWTIAHADRGTLIRAIGLGSWAGFFWATCLCGVRARREAEKHGRSRRYENVLK, encoded by the coding sequence ATGCCGTTTACGACGTCACATCCGGCGATCATTTTGCCGCTCAAGCAGATATGGCCGAGGTGGTGGTCGCTTTCGGGCCTTATGGCCGGCGCCATGTCGCCTGACCTGCTGTATTTTCTGATGATGGGCACGACCGAACGATCGTTCAGCCACAGCTGGATGGGGCTGTTCGTGTTTTGCGTTCCCGCCGGGATGGTTTTCGCGTTCGTGTTTCATAGGTTCTTCAAGCGTCCGTTTTTCGGGGCGCTGCCAGATCCTCTGGATCGCTTTTTCTCAGGGCTGGCTGCTTCTCCCTTTCACATTCGATCGGCGCGGGACTGGCTGGTACTGGGGATGTCGGTCCTTGTGGGCGCGCTCAGCCATTTCTTCTGGGATTCATGGACTCACGCCCATGGTGCGATCGCCAGCCGCATTCCTCTCTTTCTATCGTATATCACCGTCGGCGGCAGCAGCGTCCAGGTAACCACGATTCTGCAACACGCGAGCACTCTGGTCGGGGGAGGGATGATCGTATGGTATGCGGTGACCGGGAGAATTGTACCACCCCGGCTTTCCGATTACCACCCCATTCCAAGTCATCGAAAGCGCCGGTTCTGGATGTTTGCGTTTTTGGGCTCCCTGTTAGCTGTGGTACTCGCGCTCCAGATTTGGTGCGGCGGTTTCGGATTCTGGACGATCGCACACGCGGACCGTGGGACGCTCATCCGGGCGATCGGGTTGGGGAGCTGGGCGGGCTTCTTCTGGGCCACCTGCCTGTGCGGCGTGCGAGCTCGTCGCGAGGCGGAAAAGCATGGCCGCTCAAGGCGTTACGAGAATGTCCTGAAGTAA
- a CDS encoding DedA family protein: MTESFDQIQKYIDYLFAYGPVWVYMAIFAASFIENIIPPFPGDTFIFVGGALVAFGRLDLNWLMVLVNTGGMASVMLLYYLGRKHGREYFIRKNYRYFSADDVYRMSDRLRRHGAWILVFSRFVVGLRTALALSAGIGRYSMARTLVFSLISYLLFTSLLVYVAITMVNNVHLIERYVRAYNWIVWPALILLVGIYIFRRYKKLKGRKETTG, from the coding sequence ATGACTGAGTCGTTCGACCAGATACAGAAGTACATCGACTACCTGTTTGCCTACGGTCCGGTCTGGGTGTACATGGCAATTTTCGCCGCGAGTTTTATCGAAAACATCATACCGCCGTTCCCCGGGGACACATTCATATTCGTGGGTGGCGCGCTGGTCGCGTTCGGGCGGCTCGATCTCAATTGGCTGATGGTGCTGGTCAACACCGGCGGAATGGCGTCCGTGATGTTGCTGTACTATCTCGGACGAAAACACGGTCGTGAGTACTTCATTCGGAAGAACTATCGTTATTTTTCCGCGGATGATGTGTACCGGATGAGTGACCGGCTGCGGCGACACGGCGCCTGGATACTCGTGTTCTCGCGGTTTGTGGTCGGGCTGCGGACCGCGCTGGCGCTGTCGGCGGGAATCGGGCGTTATTCGATGGCGCGGACACTGGTGTTCTCGCTGATCTCCTACCTGCTGTTTACGTCCTTACTGGTCTATGTTGCGATCACGATGGTCAACAACGTGCATCTGATCGAACGATACGTGAGGGCATACAATTGGATTGTGTGGCCCGCCTTGATCTTGCTGGTCGGAATCTATATTTTCCGTCGGTACAAAAAACTCAAAGGCAGGAAAGAAACAACAGGATGA
- a CDS encoding YebC/PmpR family DNA-binding transcriptional regulator has protein sequence MSGHSKWSTIKRKKGKADQERGRLFTRYTKEIAVAAREGGGDPDMNARLRTAINAAKAVNMPADNIKRSILKGTGQLPGVSYESLTYEGYGPGGTAVFLEVMTDNRNRIVSEVRHLFSRYGGNLGENGSVAWMFHKRGVIQVEADKADEETLMEAALEAGADDFGRDGDTFEILTDPGSLEDVVTAIEAKGIAIASSEVTMLPQNTIRLDKESDASSMLKLMDALEENDDVQKVYANFDIDEALLERLAGE, from the coding sequence ATGTCCGGTCATTCGAAATGGTCGACAATCAAACGCAAAAAGGGCAAAGCCGACCAGGAGCGGGGACGGCTGTTCACTCGTTACACGAAAGAAATAGCGGTTGCGGCGCGGGAAGGGGGCGGAGATCCGGATATGAACGCCCGCCTTCGCACGGCGATCAACGCGGCCAAGGCGGTCAATATGCCCGCCGACAACATCAAGCGCTCGATACTCAAAGGCACAGGACAGTTGCCGGGCGTATCGTATGAGTCGTTGACATACGAGGGATACGGCCCCGGTGGGACGGCGGTGTTCCTTGAAGTAATGACCGACAACCGAAACCGGATCGTATCGGAGGTGCGCCACCTGTTTTCCAGGTATGGAGGCAACCTTGGGGAAAACGGTTCGGTGGCGTGGATGTTCCACAAGCGAGGCGTCATTCAGGTCGAAGCCGACAAGGCCGACGAGGAGACGCTCATGGAGGCGGCGCTGGAGGCGGGCGCCGATGATTTTGGCCGCGACGGAGACACGTTTGAGATATTGACCGACCCCGGATCACTCGAGGATGTCGTCACGGCGATCGAGGCGAAAGGAATCGCAATCGCATCGTCGGAAGTCACCATGCTCCCGCAGAACACGATCAGACTGGACAAGGAATCCGACGCCAGTTCCATGCTGAAGCTTATGGACGCCCTGGAAGAGAATGACGATGTTCAGAAAGTGTACGCCAATTTCGATATCGACGAGGCCCTGCTCGAGAGACTGGCCGGAGAATAG
- a CDS encoding TIGR01458 family HAD-type hydrolase, whose protein sequence is MPDSPDIFGNARALLFDLDGVLYVGNRMIDGADRVISHVRSRRLPCRFTTNTTTMSQAALHRKLLDLGLPVEQSEVFGVIRAAHLFLEQEGDPLCHFLLTDDPRGDFAGFRQSEDHPTHLVVGDVGKVWDYRLMQRCFEMIIDGAKLVALHKGKYWQTETGLRMDIGAFVAGLEYVTDTTAIVIGKPSQKFFKLALDDLGLDASQVVMIGDDLTNDIGGAQQAGMKGVLVRTGKFRQDLVDRSPVTPDMVIDSVADLLHLI, encoded by the coding sequence ATGCCTGATAGTCCCGACATTTTCGGAAATGCCCGGGCGTTGCTGTTTGATCTGGACGGCGTCCTGTATGTCGGCAATCGGATGATCGACGGCGCGGACCGGGTCATCAGCCACGTCCGCTCACGTCGTTTGCCGTGTCGGTTCACCACCAACACGACCACGATGTCGCAGGCGGCCCTGCATCGAAAACTGCTGGATCTCGGCCTGCCGGTCGAGCAATCGGAAGTTTTCGGGGTAATCCGGGCCGCGCACCTGTTTCTCGAACAGGAAGGTGATCCGCTGTGTCACTTTCTGCTGACCGATGATCCGCGAGGGGACTTTGCGGGTTTTCGGCAGTCAGAGGATCATCCCACGCATCTGGTGGTGGGCGATGTCGGCAAGGTCTGGGATTACCGACTGATGCAGCGGTGTTTCGAGATGATCATCGACGGGGCGAAACTGGTGGCGCTCCACAAAGGCAAGTACTGGCAGACGGAAACCGGGCTGCGCATGGATATCGGCGCATTTGTCGCAGGTCTCGAGTACGTTACCGACACGACGGCAATCGTAATCGGCAAGCCGTCGCAGAAGTTCTTCAAGCTGGCGCTGGACGATCTTGGCCTCGATGCATCGCAGGTAGTCATGATCGGCGATGATTTGACGAATGATATCGGCGGCGCACAGCAGGCAGGCATGAAGGGGGTGCTGGTACGAACCGGAAAATTCCGTCAGGATTTGGTTGACCGTTCACCGGTCACACCCGACATGGTTATCGATTCAGTCGCTGACCTGCTGCACCTGATCTGA
- the ruvC gene encoding crossover junction endodeoxyribonuclease RuvC produces the protein MVILGIDPGLDTTGYGLIDFGAGQYRVIEAGVVRSTAKLSLSERLGEIARDISSVLAQFSPEGVAVEELYAHYNHPRTAIIMGHARGVIFLAAAQAGVPVYSYAATKIKKSLTGNGRATKLQMQRMVASTLNLSTVPQPPDAADALAVALCHCRVLEVDEGVAV, from the coding sequence ATGGTGATTCTGGGAATTGACCCCGGTCTGGACACGACCGGTTACGGCCTGATTGACTTCGGGGCGGGGCAGTATCGAGTTATAGAGGCCGGAGTCGTGCGGTCTACCGCGAAGTTGTCGCTGTCGGAGCGATTGGGTGAAATCGCGCGCGATATTTCGTCCGTGCTCGCGCAGTTTTCACCCGAGGGGGTAGCGGTAGAGGAATTGTACGCTCATTACAATCATCCCCGGACGGCCATCATCATGGGGCATGCCCGTGGGGTCATTTTTCTTGCCGCGGCCCAGGCAGGCGTACCCGTATATTCGTACGCCGCGACGAAAATCAAGAAGTCACTGACCGGCAACGGCCGGGCCACCAAACTGCAGATGCAGCGGATGGTGGCATCCACCCTGAATCTGTCGACGGTCCCACAGCCGCCGGACGCGGCCGACGCATTGGCCGTGGCGCTGTGTCACTGCCGGGTTCTCGAGGTCGACGAGGGGGTGGCGGTATGA
- a CDS encoding MFS transporter — MISPTRLFNKDFVLLWQGQLVSQVGSMVYSVALMFWLKGATGSATLVGLVMMASAIPGVLLGPLAGAYADRHSRRNIIVVTDLVRGLVICALAGYVFWRPDDTSVIITLLFVAAAVNAGLGAFFNPAVGAAIPDIVPAGRVASANSLNQLSMQVAQFVGQGTGGVLFRVVGAPALFLLNGLSYILSAISEMFMTIPQEIPERQKGRAAVVQSFVTDLREGFAYVWRTVGLRRLFMAAAFLNFFFVPVGILMPFFVEDHLRSTPDWYGFIMAGMGVGAMVGYLAAGAFSMSGRLRSVLMITALSGLSVMLFVIAPMNDPFPVMAALFVSGLCAGFFNIGVMTILQLSTPSRIRGRVFGLLGTLAMGLSPIAMGLAGVVADMVDQNIPLLFASIGAITMCLTIAMATSRAFREYLAFEPPASNEPTVSDQVQQVSD; from the coding sequence ATGATTTCGCCAACCAGGCTGTTCAACAAAGACTTCGTGCTGCTCTGGCAGGGCCAGCTGGTCAGCCAGGTCGGGTCGATGGTATATTCAGTCGCCCTGATGTTCTGGTTGAAAGGGGCCACGGGATCGGCCACGCTGGTCGGCCTGGTCATGATGGCGTCAGCCATTCCGGGCGTTTTGCTCGGACCGTTGGCCGGCGCCTACGCCGACCGCCACTCCCGACGCAACATCATTGTCGTGACCGACCTTGTCCGCGGCCTGGTGATCTGCGCACTCGCAGGCTACGTATTCTGGCGGCCCGATGATACCTCGGTCATCATCACACTTCTCTTTGTCGCTGCGGCAGTCAACGCCGGCCTCGGTGCTTTTTTCAACCCTGCCGTAGGAGCCGCCATACCGGACATAGTCCCTGCCGGCCGCGTGGCGTCGGCGAACTCGCTAAACCAGCTCTCCATGCAGGTGGCGCAGTTTGTCGGGCAGGGTACCGGCGGCGTGCTGTTTCGCGTCGTCGGCGCACCGGCGCTGTTTCTTCTCAACGGCCTGAGCTACATTCTCTCCGCCATCAGCGAAATGTTCATGACCATACCGCAGGAAATCCCGGAGCGGCAAAAGGGACGCGCGGCTGTCGTACAGTCGTTTGTCACTGACCTGCGCGAAGGGTTCGCGTATGTATGGAGGACGGTCGGCCTGCGCAGGCTCTTCATGGCGGCCGCCTTCCTCAATTTCTTCTTCGTCCCGGTCGGCATTCTGATGCCGTTTTTCGTCGAGGATCACTTGCGATCCACACCCGACTGGTACGGATTCATCATGGCCGGAATGGGCGTCGGCGCTATGGTCGGCTACCTTGCCGCCGGCGCGTTCAGCATGTCCGGCCGCCTGCGAAGCGTCCTGATGATAACGGCGCTCTCCGGTTTGTCGGTCATGCTGTTTGTGATCGCGCCGATGAACGATCCGTTTCCGGTGATGGCGGCTCTCTTTGTCTCCGGCCTGTGTGCAGGTTTCTTCAATATCGGCGTCATGACAATACTCCAGTTGAGCACGCCGTCGCGTATACGGGGACGAGTGTTCGGACTGCTCGGCACGCTGGCAATGGGACTGTCGCCGATTGCAATGGGACTCGCGGGCGTAGTGGCCGATATGGTGGACCAGAACATCCCGCTGCTGTTTGCCTCGATCGGCGCCATCACGATGTGCCTGACCATCGCGATGGCAACCAGCAGGGCGTTTCGCGAATATCTCGCGTTCGAACCGCCTGCGTCGAACGAACCGACAGTCTCAGATCAGGTGCAGCAGGTCAGCGACTGA
- the ruvA gene encoding Holliday junction branch migration protein RuvA, producing MISRLTGKLVQVTDQTALVETNGVCYEVMVPSGLAERLRSNGRLNQPITFETIYYIEAGDKKASHFPRLVGFLDPVDREFFSLFTQVPGLGVKRALKSLVFPIRQIAEAIEVKDTATLVRLPGVGARQAEKIIAELHGKTVKFALSRTEEPLAVVQREKSPLVDEAIAVLTQLQYSANEARQMVDAAVKEHQEVRTVEELITLIFQTERHRKAGV from the coding sequence ATGATCAGTCGCCTGACCGGGAAGCTCGTCCAGGTAACCGACCAGACCGCGTTGGTGGAGACGAACGGTGTGTGCTACGAAGTGATGGTTCCGTCGGGCCTGGCGGAGAGGCTCCGCAGCAACGGCCGTCTCAACCAGCCGATCACGTTCGAGACGATTTACTATATCGAAGCCGGCGACAAAAAGGCGTCGCATTTTCCCCGTCTGGTAGGGTTCCTAGATCCTGTTGACCGCGAGTTCTTCTCGCTGTTCACACAGGTGCCCGGTCTGGGTGTTAAGCGGGCGCTAAAGTCGCTCGTGTTTCCGATTCGCCAGATCGCCGAGGCGATCGAGGTCAAAGATACGGCCACGCTGGTCCGGCTGCCCGGCGTGGGAGCCCGGCAGGCGGAGAAGATTATCGCCGAACTTCACGGCAAAACGGTTAAGTTCGCCCTGTCCCGGACGGAGGAACCGCTGGCGGTTGTTCAGCGGGAAAAAAGCCCGCTGGTCGACGAGGCAATTGCGGTCCTTACGCAGCTTCAATACTCGGCCAATGAGGCCCGGCAGATGGTCGACGCGGCGGTCAAAGAGCATCAGGAAGTTCGCACCGTGGAGGAGTTGATCACGTTGATTTTTCAAACTGAACGGCATCGGAAAGCAGGCGTCTGA
- the ispD gene encoding 2-C-methyl-D-erythritol 4-phosphate cytidylyltransferase, which yields MNTYALIVAAGRAVRYGGTRPKQFVEVCGRPLLSWTISRFEQAESIDGIIVVVSEQYAGATAGTVIDPFHFLKVRKIVFGGETRQASVANGLAALPGGIGWVAIHDGARPLVLPEDIDRVVAKAKSGTCAMLAAPVTDTVKTVRDGIVVGTIDRDNLWLAQTPQVFRLDLIRAAHQTPSDESASDDAMLAERCGHAVQIVESSGPNTKVTTPEDLVAVEAFLRREAHA from the coding sequence ATGAATACGTACGCGCTGATTGTCGCTGCCGGCCGGGCAGTCCGTTATGGCGGAACTCGCCCCAAGCAGTTTGTGGAGGTGTGCGGCCGGCCGCTGCTGTCGTGGACCATCAGTCGTTTTGAACAGGCCGAATCGATAGACGGCATCATTGTCGTCGTCAGCGAGCAGTACGCCGGCGCCACGGCCGGAACCGTTATCGATCCGTTTCACTTCCTCAAGGTACGCAAGATCGTGTTTGGAGGAGAAACGCGTCAGGCGTCGGTGGCGAACGGTCTGGCGGCATTGCCGGGGGGGATCGGCTGGGTGGCTATTCACGACGGCGCCCGGCCGCTGGTACTGCCGGAAGATATCGATCGCGTGGTCGCGAAGGCGAAAAGCGGGACGTGTGCGATGCTGGCCGCCCCGGTTACCGACACGGTGAAGACAGTCCGCGACGGAATAGTAGTGGGAACGATCGATCGAGACAACCTGTGGCTGGCGCAAACACCGCAGGTCTTTCGTCTCGATCTTATTCGCGCGGCCCACCAGACGCCATCGGACGAAAGCGCATCGGACGATGCGATGCTCGCGGAACGATGCGGTCATGCGGTGCAGATCGTGGAATCAAGCGGACCGAACACCAAGGTCACGACGCCCGAGGACCTGGTGGCGGTCGAAGCATTTTTGCGACGGGAGGCGCATGCATAG
- a CDS encoding DUF2905 domain-containing protein has product MSEWSAIGRALVVVGSVAVIMGLIFVFHDRIPFLGKLPGDFFVKKNNTTFYFPLTTMLIISVILTILLNLFGRSK; this is encoded by the coding sequence ATGTCGGAATGGTCGGCAATCGGACGCGCGCTGGTTGTGGTCGGTTCCGTGGCTGTCATTATGGGACTGATCTTCGTCTTTCACGACCGGATTCCTTTTCTGGGGAAACTGCCCGGAGATTTTTTCGTGAAGAAGAACAACACCACGTTCTATTTTCCACTGACGACCATGCTGATCATTTCGGTCATTCTTACGATCCTGCTGAATCTGTTTGGGCGGAGTAAGTAG
- a CDS encoding HIT domain-containing protein: MSNVFRKIINREIPARIFMENDDVIVFADHRPKDRVHLLIVPKAEYATFHETPPEVLSLLNRTAKQVAETLGITDHYRLMVNNGYGQEVFHIHYHFLSNRGSERLTWLSE; the protein is encoded by the coding sequence ATGTCGAATGTCTTTAGAAAAATCATCAACCGTGAAATTCCCGCCCGGATTTTCATGGAAAACGACGACGTAATCGTCTTTGCCGATCATCGGCCGAAAGATCGCGTCCACCTGTTGATCGTGCCGAAAGCCGAGTACGCAACCTTCCACGAAACGCCTCCGGAAGTGCTGTCCCTGCTGAACCGCACGGCCAAACAGGTCGCCGAAACCCTCGGGATTACCGACCACTATCGATTGATGGTGAATAACGGATACGGACAGGAAGTCTTCCACATCCATTACCACTTCCTCTCCAACCGGGGAAGCGAACGGTTGACGTGGCTGTCCGAGTAA
- a CDS encoding D-alanine--D-alanine ligase encodes MNVLLLAGGNSSERQVSLDSGAAILRALRALGHTVEAVDPALGMALIEGDHGLIPRDTAVRATKHDQLPVAAQEFRQLVLSDRRRSFDVVFLGLHGGAGENGTIQNLLDLAGLPYTGSGMAASAVAMDKALTKRLMISSGIPTPEFRHLKVNRHPVTPEVIDSLLESPGLPMIVKPNDSGSTVGLSKVMSSGELPEAIERCRVESASILVEAYVAGREMTVAVLDGEALPVVEIRPRSGLYDYEAKYTKGKTEYLAPAPIDQQTAAGMQAAAVRLYEVIGAAGLARVDFMLDSGDRFFCLELNTLPGMTELSLSPMAARAVGMSFEELVRRIVESAIREFKLK; translated from the coding sequence ATGAACGTCCTCTTATTGGCGGGCGGCAACTCGAGCGAGCGTCAGGTGTCCCTCGATTCCGGCGCGGCCATCCTCCGGGCCCTTCGCGCGCTCGGACACACGGTCGAAGCGGTCGATCCGGCTCTCGGCATGGCGTTGATCGAAGGCGATCACGGCCTGATCCCTCGCGATACGGCCGTTCGCGCGACCAAACACGATCAATTGCCCGTTGCGGCACAGGAATTCCGGCAACTGGTTCTAAGTGACCGTCGGCGATCGTTTGACGTGGTGTTTCTCGGGCTTCATGGCGGCGCGGGGGAGAACGGGACAATCCAGAATCTGCTCGATCTGGCCGGTCTTCCGTATACCGGCTCCGGTATGGCCGCGTCGGCAGTTGCCATGGACAAGGCGCTTACCAAGCGCCTCATGATTTCGTCGGGGATACCGACTCCCGAATTCCGACACCTCAAAGTGAATCGACATCCCGTCACTCCGGAGGTAATCGACTCGCTTCTGGAATCGCCGGGACTGCCGATGATAGTCAAGCCGAATGACAGTGGTTCGACGGTCGGTTTGAGCAAGGTCATGAGCAGCGGTGAACTGCCGGAGGCGATCGAGCGATGCCGCGTGGAGTCGGCGAGCATTCTTGTCGAAGCCTATGTGGCCGGTCGCGAAATGACGGTAGCCGTGCTCGACGGTGAAGCGCTGCCTGTTGTGGAGATACGGCCGCGATCCGGTCTCTATGACTATGAGGCGAAATACACCAAAGGAAAGACGGAGTATCTGGCCCCGGCTCCGATCGACCAACAAACGGCCGCCGGCATGCAGGCGGCGGCCGTCCGGCTCTATGAAGTCATCGGTGCGGCCGGGCTCGCAAGAGTCGACTTCATGCTCGATTCCGGAGATCGCTTCTTCTGCCTCGAACTGAATACGCTCCCCGGGATGACGGAGCTGTCGCTGTCGCCGATGGCCGCCAGGGCGGTGGGAATGTCATTCGAGGAGCTTGTGAGACGTATCGTTGAATCAGCTATTCGGGAATTCAAACTGAAATGA
- the ispF gene encoding 2-C-methyl-D-erythritol 2,4-cyclodiphosphate synthase, which yields MHRLRIGHGFDVHAFAPDRRLMIGGVEIPYERGLAGHSDADVLLHAVADALLGAAGLEDIGRHFPPGDPAYKDADSAALLVRVLEMIIDAGFKLIINVDTIIMAEKPKLNPYVPAMRERIADLLGIDSSRVGIKATTTEQLGFVGREEGIAASAVCLIAAHD from the coding sequence ATGCATAGGTTGCGTATCGGGCATGGCTTCGATGTCCATGCCTTCGCCCCGGACCGTCGGCTGATGATCGGCGGTGTCGAAATACCGTACGAGCGGGGACTTGCGGGTCACAGCGACGCCGATGTATTGCTGCACGCGGTGGCCGACGCGCTGCTTGGCGCGGCGGGACTCGAAGACATCGGCCGGCACTTCCCGCCGGGTGATCCGGCATACAAAGACGCCGACTCGGCCGCACTGCTGGTGCGCGTACTCGAGATGATCATCGATGCCGGGTTCAAATTGATCATAAATGTCGACACGATCATTATGGCCGAGAAGCCCAAACTCAACCCGTACGTGCCGGCGATGCGGGAGCGGATTGCCGATCTGCTGGGGATAGACTCATCGCGGGTCGGCATCAAAGCCACCACCACCGAGCAGCTCGGGTTTGTCGGGCGTGAGGAAGGGATTGCCGCGTCGGCCGTGTGCCTGATTGCCGCCCATGACTGA
- the queA gene encoding tRNA preQ1(34) S-adenosylmethionine ribosyltransferase-isomerase QueA, which produces MDVSLFDYDLPRELIAQFPERRRDQSRLLTFDRSSGQIRHGKFRDVLYGLDAGDALVVNNTRVFKARLIGRRASGGKVEIFLVRRTDHSSERWIALVSPSRRLKEQEVIPFDDRLWVVLERSLGDGQWEIGFESAQARERLISRFGHVPLPHYIARPDQPADLARYQTIFADKSRTGAVAAPTAGFHFTPSLLTAAEQKGVKIVRLTLHVGPGTFKPITADDITRHSVDPEWAELTPEAAQALTETRKSGGRIVAVGTTSVRTLESAGVSGGRVQPFSGMVDLYIRPGHTFRLVDRMITNFHLPRSSLLVLVSAFAGRERILSVYREAVAQSYRFYSYGDAMLIV; this is translated from the coding sequence GTGGACGTTTCCCTGTTCGACTATGATCTGCCTCGGGAGTTGATCGCCCAGTTCCCCGAAAGACGTCGCGACCAGTCACGCCTGTTGACTTTCGACCGATCCAGCGGCCAAATCCGGCACGGCAAATTCCGGGACGTGCTCTACGGTCTCGACGCGGGAGATGCGCTGGTCGTGAACAACACCCGCGTGTTCAAGGCGCGTTTGATCGGCCGCAGAGCTTCCGGCGGAAAGGTGGAGATCTTCCTTGTCCGCAGGACTGATCATTCCAGCGAGCGCTGGATTGCACTGGTTTCACCCAGCCGACGACTGAAAGAACAAGAAGTTATCCCGTTCGATGACAGGTTGTGGGTAGTGCTCGAGCGTTCGCTTGGCGACGGTCAGTGGGAAATCGGTTTCGAGTCGGCGCAGGCGCGGGAGCGGCTGATCAGCCGGTTCGGGCATGTTCCGCTTCCGCATTACATTGCCCGACCGGACCAACCGGCCGACCTCGCGCGCTACCAGACTATTTTTGCCGACAAAAGCCGAACGGGCGCGGTGGCCGCCCCTACCGCGGGGTTTCACTTCACACCCTCGCTGCTCACCGCCGCGGAGCAGAAAGGAGTGAAGATCGTCCGGTTGACCCTTCACGTCGGACCGGGAACGTTTAAGCCCATCACCGCGGATGATATCACCCGGCATTCGGTTGATCCCGAATGGGCCGAACTGACACCGGAGGCGGCCCAGGCGTTAACGGAAACGAGGAAATCCGGGGGCCGCATTGTTGCGGTCGGGACGACCTCGGTCCGGACCCTCGAGTCGGCCGGTGTATCAGGCGGACGGGTGCAGCCGTTTTCGGGGATGGTTGATCTGTACATTCGCCCCGGACACACCTTCCGGCTCGTGGATCGCATGATTACGAATTTTCATTTGCCGCGATCATCGTTGCTGGTCCTGGTGTCGGCGTTTGCGGGGCGGGAGCGCATACTTTCTGTTTACCGGGAGGCGGTCGCCCAGAGTTACCGGTTTTACAGTTATGGCGACGCCATGCTGATCGTATAA
- the ruvB gene encoding Holliday junction branch migration DNA helicase RuvB, whose product MARERIISGAQVTPDEDLVQFSLRPTTLADYVGQIELKEKLHVLLEAAKVRREPVEHILLYGPPGLGKTTLAHIIANEMGTKLISTSGPALQRTGDLMGILTNLNDGDILFIDEMHRLSAVIEEFIYPAMEDFKVDFVVDKGAFAKVINIPLKRFTLVGATTRAGMLSAPLRDRFGLYYHLDFYPPEELATIVTRSARLLEIEADAESAAVIASRSRGTPRVANRLLRRVRDYATVKGDGVIHAEIARQALDVEGVDAAGLDELDRKLLRIVIEYYKGGPVGIEALGATLNEEVDTLVDMVEPYLLKIGFLQRTRQGRMASTEAARHLGLKLGGSSPQQSLL is encoded by the coding sequence ATGGCTCGAGAGCGGATAATATCGGGTGCGCAGGTCACTCCCGACGAGGACCTCGTCCAGTTCTCGCTTCGCCCGACAACGCTCGCGGACTATGTGGGGCAGATTGAGTTAAAAGAGAAACTTCATGTATTACTCGAAGCCGCAAAGGTGCGCAGGGAACCGGTGGAGCATATTCTGCTGTATGGCCCGCCGGGACTGGGGAAAACCACGCTGGCGCACATTATCGCCAACGAAATGGGCACGAAGCTGATCTCGACATCGGGACCGGCGCTCCAGCGAACGGGCGATCTCATGGGTATTCTGACCAACTTAAACGACGGCGATATCCTGTTCATCGATGAGATGCACCGGCTGTCGGCAGTGATCGAGGAATTCATCTATCCGGCGATGGAGGATTTCAAGGTCGATTTCGTGGTCGATAAGGGGGCGTTTGCAAAGGTGATCAATATTCCCCTGAAGCGTTTCACGCTCGTGGGTGCCACGACCCGGGCCGGGATGTTATCGGCGCCGCTCAGGGACCGGTTCGGGCTGTACTACCACCTTGACTTCTATCCGCCGGAGGAGTTGGCGACCATTGTCACGCGGTCGGCCAGACTGCTTGAGATAGAGGCCGACGCCGAGTCGGCTGCGGTGATCGCGTCACGGTCGCGCGGGACGCCGCGGGTGGCCAACCGGTTGCTGCGACGGGTTCGTGACTATGCGACCGTGAAAGGGGACGGCGTCATTCACGCGGAGATCGCGCGGCAGGCGCTGGACGTGGAAGGGGTCGACGCTGCCGGGCTTGACGAACTGGATCGAAAGCTGCTTCGCATTGTTATAGAATACTATAAGGGCGGGCCGGTCGGTATCGAGGCGCTCGGCGCGACACTCAACGAGGAAGTCGATACGCTGGTCGATATGGTCGAACCGTACCTGCTGAAAATTGGATTCCTGCAGCGGACCAGGCAGGGCCGGATGGCGTCAACGGAGGCCGCCCGGCACCTGGGTCTGAAACTCGGCGGCAGCAGCCCCCAACAGTCCCTCCTGTGA